Proteins from one Coregonus clupeaformis isolate EN_2021a chromosome 29, ASM2061545v1, whole genome shotgun sequence genomic window:
- the LOC121544943 gene encoding gremlin-1 yields MARSAYILCGMVFILGLLSYTVASKRNRGSQGAIPHPDKNNPNESEQQPQTPQAGSGSRRREKSSAAPAEEVLESSQEALHVTERRYLKRDWCKTQPLKQTIHEEGCISRTIINRFCYGQCNSFYIPRHVRREEGAFQSCSFCKPKRFTTMTFTLNCPDQQPSTKKKRIQRVKQCRCISIDLD; encoded by the coding sequence ATGGCCAGATCGGCGTATATCCTCTGTGGCATGGTTTTCATCCTGGGGCTGCTCTCATATACAGTGGCTTCCAAAAGGAACAGGGGCTCCCAAGGCGCCATCCCTCATCCTGACAAAAACAACCCAAATGAATCGGAGCAGCAACCACAGACACCGCAGGCGGGCTCTGGTTCCCGACGGCGGGAAAAGAGCTCTGCTGCACCGGCTGAGGAGGTGCTGGAGTCCAGCCAAGAAGCGTTGCATGTCACGGAGCGCCGCTATCTGAAACGCGATTGGTGCAAGACCCAGCCACTCAAACAGACCATCCACGAGGAGGGCTGCATCAGCCGCACCATCATTAACCGGTTTTGCTATGGACAGTGTAATTCTTTTTACATCCCCAGACATGTCCGCAGGGAAGAGGGAGCCTTTCAGTCTTGTTCGTTCTGCAAGCCGAAACGATTTACTACCATGACTTTCACTTTGAACTGTCCGGACCAGCAGCCGTCCACCAAGAAGAAGCGCATCCAGCGCGTAAAGCAGTGCCGCTGCATCTCCATAGACTTGGACTAG